Genomic DNA from Oryza sativa Japonica Group chromosome 5, ASM3414082v1:
ttgtttccgttctcccttctcgggagagcgaagcagtggttctatgccGACCGTGCTGCTGTCAACACCTGGGACAAATGCTCTTCGGCATTCCTCTCGAAGTTCTTCTCGATGGGCGAAACCAATGCCCTTTGTAGAAGGATTTCtagtttccagcagacaagggatGAGTCTATTCCGGAAGCATGGGAGCGTCTACAGGAGTATGTGGCCGCCtatcctcatcatgggatggacgactggctgatcctgCAGAATTTTTACAATGGACTCTCCCCAATGTCCCGCGATCACCTGGATGCGACAGCTGGAGGAGCCTTCTTCTCTAATATggaagatggtctccaatatgggttggagcgaggaatgactccagacccgtcagcgaggcatgcacaccgtcaaggagacgTAGTTACTTGTTGCCAAGCTGGATCTCCTCATAAAACGCTTGGACGACCATGAGAAATggccacaaggcaccgtcaaggcgTTGGACTCACACGTCACGTGTGAGGTCTACGGCGGCACAGGTCATTCTGGGAATGATTGCCCAgaaacccgtgaggaggcgatgtacatgggcaacaacaacgggtaccatccacaaggaggtcaggggtggaaccaaccacgcccatattatcaaggaggtaGCAATAACGGTAACTTCTCTAACcagccctccttgaaggatcttgtTTTTGTGCAAGCTAAAACCACCGATGCGCTAAGCAAAAAGCTTGCTGCTAATGATAAGATCCTAGAGAACATAAATGTCAAATTAGATGGCTTTGCTTCCGCATTTCAAAACCAGTTGAGCTTCAATAAGATGATAGAAACCCAGTTAGCTCAGctggcatctttagtccctgcaaatgaaaCTGGGAGGATTCTAGGGCAACCCGACTCTTCCATTGAAAATGTTAAAGCGATCacgacgaggggaggtaagtccactcgtggtccgccatatcctaaccctgcaggaactGATAGGATATCAAAAGAAGCGCCATCTATTGACTTGGCTGACACACGATTGCTGCCATTCCCTCAGCGGAGTAGGAAACTGTCAGCGGACGAGCAGTTCGCTCGCTTTGTTGAAGTGATCCAaaagatccacatcaacgtgccgttgttggacgctatgcaagtgccgacatacgcccgttatctcaaggacatactcaacaacaagagaccgctcccaacaacggaggtggtcaagctgacggaACAATGCAACAATCTGATACTCCACAAGCTgccgaagaagaagaaagatccggggtgtcctacgatcacctgctcgatcggggcacaacaattcgaccaggccttgtgcgaccttggagccagcgtcagcgtcatgccaaaagacGTTTTCGACAAAttcaacttcacggtgttgtcaccaacaccgatgcgcctCCAACTGGCTGACTCGTCAGTTCGTTATCCGGCAGGGATAGCGGAGGACGTGCCAGTCAAGATACGAGATTTCTTCATCTCGTTTGACTTTGTGGTGCTGGACATGGACACGGGGAAGGAGACGCCGCTCATCCTGGGGCgtccgttccttagcaccgcaAGAGTCAATATTGACATGGGAACGGGGAGTATCCATTTTCATATCAACGGGAATgaggaaaagtttgagtttcaaccgaggacggaacaatgctccatggttAGAACCAAGTACGGGCCAAACCCGCAGAATATTCGAgaggtcgaagtggagccacccaaaaTGGATAGCCTGGTAAAATTTATGCAGAATTTCCTAGAAAAGGAAATAACGATGCCTaggaaccgttattggaggACGCCGGTAAAATCAcctgtaccggccaagaagttAGAGCAGACGGCTCAGAACAAGCCGTCTTCCACACCGAAatcaaagaaggtgtggaaggaaaagccaaagacgctcgctccatcacctccggagacgggTGGAAAACCCGCGCACTGAACTGAAAGGAGGTACAGTCCTGCAAGTCCGACCTAAAACGacgcgaccttcgccaacaggtaaattggtatgtatccgcatatttgctttcagcaatttgatattttgcatcatcacatgtttgaatttcaaaattgcatttaggattttttgaatttggaggaaatttttcaaatgaatttttcagagcaaacccaaataaaatttttaacgAAAACTCACTGTGCCACGACCACACTGACCGGTTGATTCCAACGGCGgaaagtggggccggttgggcccaccatgggttcggccgaacaccctggttcggccgaacaccctggttcggccgaaccaaccaGGCAACGGTCGGCTGCCTCCCTTTTTGAGGCAACGGTTAGTGGGCCCCACAGGTCAGTTTTGACCGTTGTGGGTGCACTATTTAAGCCAACCGGCCTAGAGAGGGAATTCCATcgcatttcaacacattttcgtTCCCTCAaattcaagctttgatagtttccctcTAATTCAAATctttagttgcatatatacaagttactttggtgaaactaactggcgggtgaaactcttgtcactcctaacccccgccgagttagCCCGTTCTTGCTTcattgtgcagaatgaggagACGATTGTCTCATCCGTTCAAGGGGTCCGGCTCCtcatcaagtcatcatgacgGGTCCAGTACTCGTTCATCAGCTgatgtctcgatggaagacGCCGAAGCTCCACGACGACTCCTGAACGACACCGACATCGACCTTGTCAGCGATCGTgagagacaagcctactacatgctaagtgaccgggagtatgctcacactcgagaatactcaccggagctgctgaaaaagataggtatggatgttgaattACGTACTATTTGGAAAGCtattggttggcagagatttgctgtggtggatgagcctggttctcgtttgcttactttgcaatttctgtgcactttgaaagaaatagaagatggtatTTCTTTTCGGTTTTTCCGTGAGGAGTTCACGCTCACATGGAAAGGcttaagtacacttcttggctttcacgattcctgtaagatcgatctccagaaaggaatttctgggttcgagaaaaataggttttgggaagatatttctggtgctccaatttgcaagaaatctaggacgaatgatatccataatcctacacttaggctcatgcacaaatggattgctatgactttgtttcctagaggtgatctgagacccattaggggagatgaattaattatcatgtttgccatggttagaaagatcaaaattgctcctgtgaaatgtatgataaggcaatggttagaaagtataaagttctctgctcctgttgagtgcacttctctgattactcggatagcaaaagggctaggggtcgttagcgaccaaattgcttttatctcagccgctcgtccgTGTATTGATGAGaattatctagtgcaagggcatattttgaaacatagagcagatggatctttgatatactttttccctggttgtacaaatgaaatcccgttgccaaatgtggggtatcatttgtacaattgctatgaactaaccattcccctgcagaccatagaagaatctcgtgcaggtggaacatacagggagacgcgcaacatgacaaggaacgaacgagagagttcatcatcctcaacacccgtacagatgtatgaggcaggttgggcaccaactggggatgcacccggtggacccaagctccacgccatagcatcggagtttcaacCTGGACAAGTgccagtgaggaccggtggAACGTGCCTCATGACATCCAATGGGGGGACAATTAACCTCccagatcaagtggtgtgcctccatctccaagtggatggcgctcaagttcctctcgttgggacttgggtgaaatcactaggagaatggacacccttgatATGCAGACGGGGGAGATCCAGTACAACCTCACGGAACACATAGGTCAAACacaagaatggcaacaatctgctgatgctcagttcgccaacatcaacaacatgatgcagcaataGCACGATGACCTTCAGGCGTACATTCGTTTTCAagggttcaatccttatcaaggaccctgagcgaaagcTAAGCttaggtaacttgtatcacattgcatatttccctttccaatttcATATTTactttccaattgcatcttataaaaaatgaaaacaacaaaaaaatttgcaaaatagaaaataccaaaaagataggataggtttgagtcatgctaggtaagacaagctagttctctttgttgaaatgatgaatagttgctctgttttatatctctagtatatgggttcttggtaaATACTCTCTCAAAGattaaatataagtagccaacaattaaaTAGAGTAAATATGAGTTGCTATGGTCCTGAtactagtttgacttgaattccggatgctttgtttttcaaaatgataaaattgaaagttccttatttgatataaattcctaccagagccaaaaatatGCTATCATGATTAAACCATAAACATTTTGGTTGCTTGACATTCTATTGAACcttgtcaaactcttgtgacttgtgtagatacttctcatgctctcTGATCAacatcatacacccacatatatgcacatgctaatctcctacactgggagctaagaaatattccattccatttccatattaccaccaaaataaattttccATGCTTTCATgttctttcttctcctaaaaaaaggaaaaatccttttggaaaaaaagaaaaatgtagccatgccctctcctaatcaattatgctccatcaagcatgagcatgatgttgaaaaaaaaatgtagccatgccctctcctaatcaataaaagaaggatttttgggaaaagaaagtaagcacaaaggagaagcatttttcttttatttttcctcatATACCATTTGCACTATACGCCACACACACATtatgcacgatcttgatcttaagtatgtttagttatctgctttagtctaagtttttgacttagtagtaaatgtgaatgcaagtatgccatgtttgatccctaccgatCTCCACATataaaccttagagtaggaatcaacaAGGCAACATTTGGTGAGGAATTTATGTTGATACACTtagagagactgagtgaatcaattgaggaacttggctttcttttgcaaaatcatttggaaacttccggaataagagttgaataaagattgggtgattggtgctctaattgctgttctgtctttcaaccACCCAAGGCAAAGAGAAGCAGTTTCTCGTGGGAATCaagggtaagggtaagccattGTGCCAAAGATTGGTTCGGCCGAAATGGTGGGTTCGGTCGAACCCAAAAACTCTCCTCCCGGCCTCTCCTTCGGCCGGGAGGTTGCTTATTGGGTCCCCAACAACCTAGGCtatgttttggcccaattctaaaTGGTTTTTATTGACTCATTGGGCCTCtaatgatgaaccctgagttcctctcgacactcaaggctgttgttggcccgatctttcggtgagttgtgataactacgatttgggagaaacgaaccctgagttcctctcgacactcaaggctg
This window encodes:
- the LOC136356632 gene encoding uncharacterized protein — protein: MASKTLREFAAPSADNVAIGPQVNIGDVDFDLKSSLITMATYTIKGVSPDAVRLRLFPFSLLGRAKQWFYADRAAVNTWDKCSSAFLSKFFSMGETNALCRRISSFQQTRDESIPEAWERLQEYVAAYPHHGMDDWLILQNFYNGLSPMSRDHLDATAGGAFFSNMEDGTVKALDSHVTCEVYGGTGHSGNDCPETREEAMYMGNNNGYHPQGGQGWNQPRPYYQGGSNNGNFSNQPSLKDLVFVQAKTTDALSKKLAANDKILENINVKLDGFASAFQNQLSFNKMIETQLAQLASLVPANETGRILGQPDSSIENVKAITTRGGKSTRGPPYPNPAGTDRISKEAPSIDLADTRLLPFPQRSRKLSADEQFARFVEVIQKIHINVPLLDAMQVPTYARYLKDILNNKRPLPTTEVVKLTEQCNNLILHKLPKKKKDPGCPTITCSIGAQQFDQALCDLGASVSVMPKDVFDKFNFTVLSPTPMRLQLADSSVRYPAGIAEDVPVKIRDFFISFDFVVLDMDTGKETPLILGRPFLSTARVNIDMGTGSIHFHINGNEEKFEFQPRTEQCSMVRTKYGPNPQNIREVEVEPPKMDSLVKFMQNFLEKEITMPRNRYWRTPVKSPVPAKKLEQTAQNKPSSTPKSKKVWKEKPKTLAPSPPETGGKPAH